In Halanaerobium praevalens DSM 2228, the DNA window GTTGCAATATTATCAGCTGTTCTTAAGACAGGAGTATATTTAAAATCGATTTCATGCTGACCAGGAGCAACTTCATGGTGAGCTGCTTCTACTTCAAAGCCCATCTTTTTCAGTGCTAAAACAGTGTCTCTTCTCGCTTCTCCACCTAAATCTACTGGTGATAAATCAAAATAGCCACCACTATCATGAGTATTTGTAGTTGGATTTCCATTTTCATCTTTTTCAAAAAGGAAAAACTCTGGTTCTGGACCGGCAAACATCTCATAACCCATTGCTTTAGCTTCTGCAATAGCTTTTTTTAAGATTCCTCTGGGACAACCAACAAAAGGACTTCCATCGGGTAAATAAATATCACACATCATTCTGGCTGTACAACTACCATTATTTGCCCAAGGGAAAATTGTAAAAGTATCATAATCTGGTTTTAAATACATATCAGACTCATGAATTCTGGTATAACCCTCAATTGATGAACCATCAAACATAATTTTTCCATCAAGTGCAGCTGGTAATTGTTCAATTGTGATTGCAACATTCTTAATAATACCTAAAATATCAACAAACTGAAGCCTTATAAATTCTACATTCTTTTCTTCAGCAATCCTTAAAATCTTCTCTCTACTAATTTTTTCCATCTATTCTTTCTCCTCCTCCTGGGAATAATGCTTACTACTTTGAGAAAGTCTTTTAATCAAGGCAGAACGATTAGAAACAGGATAAAGTGAATCTAAATCCAGATCTGAATAATCATTAATTTGTCCTTCATAGTCAGCTTCAATGTCAAAATCAGCAGCTGTAGTTGGTGACTGTAATTTAGAATGTATAATTTCTATACTATCACCTGCTGCCAGCAATTTTTTAATTTTAAGTAATCTCTGAATATCATTTTCAGAAAAAAGACGCTGATTACCTTTACTTCTAGCAGGGAAAATTAATTCTTGTTGATCATAATAACGGATTTGTCTGGAGCTTAAACCTGTTCTTTTTTTAGTTTCCTTCATCGTAATATTTTTTTCTTGATTCATAATATCACTACTCCCAAAATTATAATAAATATTGTAGAAATTATAACACTCTCAAAAACCTATGTCAACCTCATGTGAGCTTTTTCAGCGGTTTTTTTAATATTTAGGAATAGTTTTTACTGCAGTCACAAAGTCATTTTTTCGAGGCCAAGCTGCCGCAACTTTTTCAGCTTGTTTTCTATTTTCATAAATTGAAAATACTGTTGGTCCACTACCAGAAACTAATGTGAATTCTGCAGCTGTATTTTTAAAGATATCTTTTACTTCTTTTATTTCTGGACAAATTTGCTCAGCTGCTTGAGTTAAGTCATTTTTATAATCAAGTGACCAGTTAACTTTTTCTTCTTTTTTTAAATTAGCTAAGACTGAATCAAAATCAAATTTTTGCTGGCCCTTTATTTCATCATATAATTTATAAACTTTTGGAGTCGAAATTCTAAAGTTTGGAGTAACAACAACTAAATATTTTTCCCCTAAAAAAGGCAATTTTTCTAAAATTTCACCTTTGCCAGCTGCAAAAACAGTTCCACCCTCTAAACAATAAGGAACATCACTACCAATTTCAACTAAATTTTGTCTTAAAAAATCCAAATTAATTTCTAAATCAAATAATTGATATAGTCCTCTTAAAACAGCTGCAGCATCTGTACTACCACCAGCCATTCCAGCTGCTATAGGGATGTTTTTTTCTATATATATTTCCACTCCTTTATTTATTTGTGGATTATTAGCAAAGAAAATTTCAGCTGCTTGATAAGCCAAATTCTCAGAACCTGTTGGCAAATCAGCTTGGGAGTTTTTAATAATAATTCCCCCACTCTTTTTTTTCAATTTAATTCTATCTGCTAAGCTGATACTTTGCATAATCATTTCTAGCTCATGAAAACCATCTTCTCTTAAATTTTTAACATGTAGAGCTAAATTTATTTTAGCAGGTGCTTTTAAATATAATTCTTTCATAATTATCCCCCCAAATTTTATTTTTTCAAATATACTATTTAAATATACTTCAGCTTATGATAAACTAAATTAAGATAAATTGACTAATAGTCATATTTATAATATTTAAGCAAAAAGGAGTGTTAAAAATTAATACTAAAAAAATGATTCAAGCTGCTTTAATGGCAGCTTTAACTGCTGTTGGAGCTTATATTTTAATTCCAGTGGGACCTGTTCCAATTACTCTCCAAACTTTTTTTGTTCTACTTTCAGGAAGATTATTAGGTCAAAAATATGGAGTTTTAGCTCAAATTACATATCTTTTATTAGGAGCATTTGGTTTACCAATTTTCTCAGGTGGTCAGGCTGGATTAGGAGTGCTTTTAGGACCAACTGGAGGTTTTTTAATTAGTTTTATAGTAGCTAGTTGGATTGCAGGCCACTATAGTGGCCAACGTGAAAAAGATCTTTTTATATTAGCTACTGCTGTTTTAAGTAATTATCTTTTAGGTAGTCTGTATTTCAGCTTCATAACGGGAAGCAATTTAATTGAAGCCTTTAGTTTAACAGTAATCCCATTTATTCCTGGAGATTTGTTAAAAATAATTTTAGTTTTAACTATTGCTCCCTTAATCGAGAAAAAACTAGAATTTAATTAATACTTTTCAAAAAACTTAAACTTTAAATAAACCACCTAAATTTAGGTGGTTTATTTATTTTAAAGGTTTATTAGTTATCTACTTTTAAATTTATCTAAATCTAAAAGGGCCCTCCCTAAAATCTAAAAAAGGAAATCTAGGCTGATGATAAATCTGAAAGGGACTTTGATTAACTAAGATGTAAATTAAATATAAAGCCAAAAAAACAATTATAAGCGGTACTAGAAACCATAATCTAGTGTTTTGTAATAAAATATGAAAACCAAAAATTATAATTAAAACTGGCCAATATTTATTCAAAAAGTAAAATAGCTTAAATTGATACTGACCTAAACTATCTCCTAAAAATATAATTCCACTAAAAATTAAAATTATAGCAATTAAAATTTTATCTTTATTTGCTGTCATTTTGATCACCTTTAAGCAATAAAAAACCTAGAATAATAAAAATCAAAGGCCAATATCTTTCCCAATAAAAATCTGGAATCCAAATATCAACTAAAAAAATAGATCCCAATAAAATCATAATCATAGCAAATAATTGACGTCTATTATTTTTATTTTGAGAACCAGAGTTTTTAGCTTCTTGATAGGCAATATTTTGAGCCTGAGCTTCTGCTTCTGCTTCACTTTCTCTTTTATTAAAATCATTTTCTGCTTCAAAATCAGAATCAGCTTGATTAGGATTTACATTTTTTTTGAAAGAATCTTTATTCTGGGCACTATATTGATTTTTAACAGGTTCTTCTGAGATTATGATCCAAGCAATAATATAAGCTATAAGTCCAATTCCTTGAAATAAAAAAATCAATAATACAGCTAATCTAATTAAAGAAGAATCAATATCAAAATAATCACCTAAGCCACCACAGACTCCAGCAATCATTCTATCATTTTTAGAACGATATAATCTTTTTTGCAAAGTAACCATCCTTTCTTATTATATTAATAAACAAATAGTATCTATTTATTCTGATTATAGTATCGCAGATTTTATTAAAGTTGTCAAAAAAAGCCGGGCTCAGCCCGACTCCAATATTTCAACTTTTTTAAAATTATTCTACTGTGAGAGTATTAGAAAATTGTTCATCATAAAGTTTAGAATATTCCCCTCCACTCTTAATTAATTGCGAATGGGTACCTTTTTCAACTATCCCTTTTTCTGTCAGTACAATTATTTGATCAGCATTAACTACTGTGGATAAGCGGTGAGCAATAACTAAAGTTGTCCTGCCAGCAGCTAATTTTTCTAAGGACTGCTGAATAATTCTTTCGCTCCTATTATCAAGTGAAGATGTTGCTTCATCTAAAATTAAAATCGGAGGATTTTTTAAAAAAGAGCGTGCAATAGAAACTCTCTGTTTTTGTCCTCCAGAAAGTTTAACTCCTCTTTCTCCAATATCTGTTTCATAGCCTTCACTTAAATTTAAAATAAAATGATGAGCATTTGCTTTTTTAGCTGCTGCTATAATTTCTTCATCTGAGGGATTAGTAGTTCCATAAGCAATATTTTCTTTAACTGTACCATTAAAAAGAAAAACATCCTGCTGCACTATACCAATATTGCTTCTTAAAGATTTTAAGGTTACAGCTTGGATATCAATTTGATCAATAGAAAGACGACCACTATCAATTTCATAAAAGCGGGGTAATAATTTTGTCAAAGTTGATTTTCCAGCCCCTGAAGGTCCAACAAAAGCTACTGTGTTTCCAGGCTCAATTTCTATGTTAACATTTGTTAATACTTTTTCCTGATTATCATAACTAAAACTAACAGCTTCATATTTAATTAAACCTTGAACATCTTTTAATACCTGTGCTTCAGGATCATCTTTAATTTCTGGATCAACTTCTAATAATTCTTGAAAACGACTAAAACCAGACATTCCTCGCTGCAATTGTTCATTAAAATTAACTAACCTTCTAATTGGATTCATAAACATATTTACATAAAATAAAAAAGCAACCATCTGTCCAACTGAAAGTGAACCCTGATAAATAAAATATCCTCCTACTGAAAGAGTGCTCAATCGGATTAAATTAATAAATAAATTCATTCCCGAATGAAACTGAGCCATATTTTTCATAGCCCATTCACGAGAACGTCGGTAATTATGGTTACCTTCACAAAATTTTTGATTTTCAAAATCTTCATTAGTAAAAGATTTTACTACTCTAATTCCACTTAAACTGTCTTCTATAATTGTATTAACTTCTGCCATTTTTTCTCTAATTAACTTAAAAGCATGATACATTTTTTCACCTAAGTGTAAAGAAAAGAAAAACATAATAGGTATTAAGGCAAAAGTAACCAAAGCCAATTGCAAATGCATTTTAATTAAAATAATAAAAGAACCAATTAACAACATAATAGAAATTAATATATCTTCTGGCCCATGGTGAGCAAGTTCAGATATATTATTTAAATCATTAACGACTCTTGACATCAAATATCCAACTTTATTATTATCATAAAATTTAAAGGATAATTTTTGCAAATGGGTAAATAAATCAGAACGCATATCAGTTTCCATTCTAATTCCCACTACATGGCCCCAATAATGAACTATATATTGAAAAACAAAGCGTAAAGCATACAAAAGCAGGAGGATGATTCCAATTTTAATCATCATCTCTGCATTCTTCTGGGGAAAATAATCATCAATCAAACGCTGGACATAAACTGGATAAACTAAATCAATACCAGACATTAAAAGAGCACAACTAATATCTACCAGAAAAAGCTGCCAGTGATTTTTATAATAACTAAAAAATTTCTTCAGCAAATTAAAGCCTCCTTTTTTATTTACTAATTAGAAATTTTATCACAGCTGTAAAATCATTGCAATCGGTTTTTTAACAAATGTTAGCCTAAACTTAACAGTAATTTAATATTACTGAAACATTCTTTTAGTAAAATAATAGTTAAATAAATAAAATATTGGGAGGAATAGAATGTTTAAACAAAAAAGTATTCAAAATAAACTGTTAATTGCAGTTTCAATGGTAATCTTAATAATAATTTTACTAAGTTCATCTCTTTATTACAATAGCTCTAAAAATATATTAAAAAACATTTTAATTAAAGAAGCTGAAAAAATTGCAGCAAGCAGCAAAGAGCAGAGTTCAGTTACTTATGAAATAACAAAAGCAACAAGAAATTTAAATGCTATGGCCAAAGACTTACTGCAAAGTATTAAACATTTTCAAGTCTAAAATGAAATAATAATATGAGACTATTTTTAGAACAAAATATATAAATAAAAACTAAAACCCCTGCCAGTAAATCTACTGCAGGGGCTTAATAATGATATATAATTTGAATTAAAATCTATTTATTAAAGTTCAGTCCATTTTCCTGTTTTCATATAAACAGTCCGCTCACAAATATTAGTTGCATGATCTCCTATTCTTTCTAAAAAACGACTAATGAACATTAAAGAAGTTACCTGCTCAATTGTAGTACAATCCTTTTCCATAATTTCTAATAATTCAGCTTTAATTTGTTTATCCAGTTGATTAACCTCTTTATCTTTTGCTGCAACTTCTTTGGCCTTTTCTATATCCATATCTACAAATGCTTTTAAACTATTTTTGAGCTGCTCTACAACTTTATCTTTCATTTTAGGTAAATCTTGCATTTCTTTAATTAATGACTTGTTTCCAATTTCTTTCACTCTATGGGCAATATTTGAGGCATTATCACCAACACGTTCTAAATCAGTTACTAATTTCGAAATTACTATAATTTTACGCAAATCTATTGCTACTGGCTGTTGGAGAGCTATTAAACGGGTACACTTTTCTTCTATTTCTAGTTCATAATTGTCTATAATATCATCTTCTTTAATTATTTGATTTGCAAGTTGAAGCTCACTATTAACTAAAGCTTCAATACTTTTGCTTATACTTTCACCAACTAGACTTCCCATTTTCAGCATTTCTTTTTCTAAATCATTCAATTCTGTGTGAAAATTTTTGCGTGAATCTCTCATTTGAAATTTCCTCCCTCTTTCATTTAGATATCTTAATCTTAACTTTTAAATTTACAGGAATTTGGCTTTGATTAATTTATAAGCTTTTTAACCAAAACGACCAGTTATATAATCTTCTGTTCTTTGATCAGCTGGATTTTCAAATATTTTATTTGTTTGATCATATTCTACTAGTTCTCCCATTAAGAAAAACCCAGTCATATCAGAAACACGAGCTGCCTGCTGCATACTGTGGGTTACTATTACAATACTATATTCTTTTTTTAATTCTTCTATTAAATCTTCTATTTTAGCTGTAGCAACTGGATCTAGAGCTGAAGCCGGCTCATCCATTAACAAAACTTCTGGTTTAACTGCTAAAGCTCGAGCAATACATAATCGCTGCTGCTGGCCTCCAGATAGGCTGAGAGCAGATGTATCAAGTCTATCTTTAACCTCATCATATAAAGCAGCTCCCTTTAAACTTTTGATAACAATCTCTTCTAATTCATTTTTATCCTTTATTCCATGTATTTTAGGGCCATAAGCTACATTCTCAAATATTGATTTAGGAAATGGATTAGGCTGTTGAAAAACCATTCCAATTCTTTTGCGGAGATTTACAACATCAACATTTGCTTGATAAATACTTTCTCCATCAAATAAGATATCCCCTTCCAGTCTTGCTCCTTCAATTAAATCATTCATCCTATTAATAGTTCTTAAAAAAGTTGATTTTCCACAACCAGATGGTCCAATTAGAGCCGTAACTTTATTTTTTTCTACATCCATAGTAATATTTTCTAAAGCTTGAAAATCATCATAGAAAAAATCTATATTTTTAATTTCTAATACATTTTGCTTTGACATTAATTATCCTCCCTTTATTTCCGACTATATTTATACCGAATAAATGTTGCTAAACCATTTAAAATAAATAATAAAATTAATAATAATAAACTACCACTAGCAGCTACTAATTCAAATTCCACTTTAGGTAGTGAAGTCCAATTAAAAATCTGAATCGGAATCACTGTAAAACTATCCATAATTCCCTGAGGGGTAAACATTACAAAAGTTAAAGCTCCCATCATAATTAAAGGTGCAGTTTCTCCAATTGCCCTCGAAATAGCCAGAATAAAACCAGTTAAAATTGAAGGTAAAGCTGATGGCAAAACAACTCTATATACTGTGTGCCAATGATTTGCACCTAAAGCATAAGAAGCATTCCGCAGTGAATCAGGAACACTTTTTAAAGACTCTTGTGCTGAAACAATTACTACTGGCAGCACAAGTAGACTTAAAGTTAAAGCTCCTGCTAAAACACTTCTACCCATATTTAAATATCTTACAAAAACTCCCAGTCCTAACATTCCATAAATAATAGAAGGGATTCCAGCTAAATTAGCAATATTAAGTTTAATTAAATCTGTTAGCTTATTTTCAGGAGCATATTCTTCTAAATAAATTGCTGTTGCTGTTCCCACAGAAAAAGTAATCGGGATCATTAATCCTATTACATAAATAGTTCCAAATAAACCTGCCTTAATTCCTGCTTTAGCTGGAAAGCGAGAATCAAAACGAGTAAAGAATTCCCAATCAAGCATAATTATCCCCTTAGAAACAATGTCATAAATCAATGCCGCTAAAACAACTAAGCCTAAAGAAATAAAGATTAAAAATATAATCTTAAAAATTTTGTCGATCAACATTCTTTTTTGTTTAAGATTAGCCATTATTGATATACCTCCCTATATTTCTTTAAAATTAAATGACTAATTATATTTAAAGTTAAAGTCATTAAAAATAATAAAAGGCCAACTGCAAAAATAGTATAATATGATAATGATCCAACTGGAGTATCTCCCATACTAATTTGAACAATAAAACCAGTCATAGTTTGAATTGGTTTTAAAAAACTTGAAGTTAACTGAGGTCTCATCCCAGCAGCTACAGCTACAATCATTGTTTCTCCTATCGCCCTTGAAATAGCGAGAATAAAAGATGATAAAATTCCTGATAAAGCTGAAGGGACCATTACTTTAGAAGCTACTTCAAAGCGAGTCGATCCCATAGCATAAGCACCTTGTCTTATACTTTCTGGCACTGCATTTAAAGCATCTTCACTTAAAGAAATTACCATTGGCAAAATCATAATACCTACTGCTATACTAGCACTTAAAGCATTAAAAGTTTGGATCTGAGGAAAAATCGGCTTCAAAATATTTGGAGTTATAAATGTTAAAGCAAAATATCCATAAACAACAGTTGGCACTCCTGCTAAAATTTCCATTATCGGCTTAATAATTTTACTAAATCTAGTTGAAGCATATTCAGTTAAATAAATTGCACTTCCTAATCCAACTGGAATAGCTATTAAAGCAGAGCCTAAAGTAATCATCATAGTTCCTGCAACTAAGGGTAAGACTCCATAACTTTTATTCGGTTCAATTAAAGGATTCCACTTAATTCCAGTTAAAAAATCTAAAATTGCTACTTCTTCAAAAAAGTGAAATGAATCAGTCAATAAAATTAAAATAATGCCAATAGTTGTAACCAAAGAAATTAATGTGGTTAAAATTAAAACATAATTGACTAACTTATTCTTATTATTTTTGGAATTCATATAACGTATTTTGGGATCAAAAAATAGAGATGCCCAGCTTTTTTTATTTTCATTTTTTAAATCTGACATTTAAAAACCACCTTTCTTAAAATTTATCTCAAATTAAACTGCCTAAAAAGGGGCCAGCAAAGCCCCTTTCTTAACAGTTATCCTACTTTATTATTGTCTATTTTGCTAATTTTTCAACCTTAGCTAACACTTCATCATAAGAAGGAAGTGGAGCATATCCAGTCTGAGGTACTATTTCAGCTGCATTTTTAAAATAGAAATTTAAGAAAGCTTCAACTTCAGGACGCTCTACAGCTGAGTTTTTAGCATATACAAATAATGGTCTAGCAAGTGGCTTATATTCTTTAGCTGCAATAGTTTCAGGATTTGGTAAAACTCCATTTACTGCAACTGCTTTTAACTTTTCACTATTTTCTTCATAATAAGCATAACCAAAATATCCTAGTGCATATTTATTACCAGAAACTCCTCTGACTAAAACATTATCATCTTCACTAGCTGTAAAGTCTGAACGGCTAGCTCCACTTTTACCATTAATTGCTTCAGTAAAATAATCAAAAGTTCCAGAATCAGCACCAGGGCCATAAAGATCTATTTCTTCATCAGGCCATTCTGCTCTAAGATCACTCCATTTTTCAACACTAGAGTTTGGTTCCCAAATCTGTTTTAATTCGCCAACAGTCATATCATTAGCCCAGTCGTTCTCAGGGTGAACAGCAACTGTTATTCCATCATAACCAACAATAAATTGAGTAAATTCAATTCCATTTTCAGCTGCAATTTTTGCTTCAGAATCTTTGATTTCTCGCGAAGCATTACTCAAATCTGTTTCACCAACATTAAACTTAGCAAAACCACCACCTGAACCAGAAACTCCAACAGTAACTCTAACTCTCGGATTTACATAAGAAAATTCTTCTGCCATTGCTTGTGTTACTGGATAAACAGTACTAGAACCATCAATTTTAATTGTACCTTCAAGTTGTTCAGCAGCACTTACCGGAAGTACTAAGATAGCTAAAATTGTAATAACAAAAAATAATGTTGTAATTTTTCTCATTAATATGTTCCCCCTTAAGGAATTTTTGATTTTTTATTTAACTTGACTCTGATTAAAATAATAACAGGTAGATGTTACAGAAATATTGCTACTATGTTAATAAAATGTAAACAAATAAAAAAACCGCCCCAAAAGGCGGTTTGTTCTCTACTAATACTTTATTTTTAATAAAGACTAAACTTATTATTAATTGTATTTAAGTTAAATAAAATTTAATTAATGATTATCTTGGTGCTCGTCAAACTGATCATGATTACCTGCTTGTGGATTTATTTTCTGACTAATTTTCTTATTAACACCTGCCATTAATTTGCTAAACGACTGCTGTTTTTGCATAAATGATTTGATTTTTTCATTTTCCCACATTTTTTTCTGTAAAGAAGCCATTTCTTTTTTAAATTTTTCAGCGCTTTTGTTTTGGTCAATTTTAATTTGTAAGGCTTCAACTTTTTTAACTAATTCTGATGCCTTCTTATCGGCATCCATAACCTTTTCCGCTTTTAACATTTTTTTGTATTCTTCTGATTCTAAAATTGCATCAGCTAATTTTTCTGCTTTAGTTACCACTTTTGACATTAATAAAAACCTCCAGTTAATTGTAGAAATTATTTAAATTTTTAACTAATTTTAAATTACCATCCTTAGTATACTAAAAATATATACATAAATCAAAAAATGATATTTTTAAAATAAAAAAGGATACCTGATCATTATAAATAATCCAGGTATCCTAAATATTGATTTTAAATTATAAAAAAATGAATTAAGAAATTAAATCTTTTATTTCTTCTACTGTTGCTACTTTACCTTTAATCTTAACTTCTCCATCAATTCCAATAGCAGGTGTACTCATAATGCCTGCTTTGGCAATTTCAGCCATATCTTCTTCTTTTATTATTTCTGCCTCTACCCCTGCTTCTGCAACAGCCTTTTTAGCATTATCAGCTAAGTTGACACAATTTTTACACCCTGGACCATAAATAGTAATTTTCATAATTAACACTCCTTTTAATTTTGTTTTGTGAATTTATTCTTTTTAACCTGGTACAAGTGAAAAATTAAACAAAATTCATAACAAAGTTAAACATATAACCAACACCAATAATTGAAACCCCAACAACAGTTACAAAAACTGTAATCAATTTAGGTTTTATCACCTTTCTCAAAATAATCATTGCTGGCAGTGATAAAGCTGTAGTTGCCATCATAAAACTCAAAGCTGTACCTAAAGCAACTCCTTTACCCATTAAAGCTTCTACAATTGGAATTGTTCCAACAGCATTAGCATAAAGTGGAATACCAACAATAACTGCAGCAATTACAGATAAGGGATTATTAGCACCAGCATATTCTGCTAATAGTGCAGCTGGAGCATAACCATGAATTGCAGCTCCAATTCCAATCCCAATTATAACATATTTCCAGACTCTGCTCACAATTTCTTTAACTTCTGCTTTAGCAAAGTCAATTCTGTCACTCCAATCAAGCTCTTCAACTTCACTGTCAGCAGCACTAATCTGATAAACATATTCTTCTACATATTTTTCCATGCCCAGTGCTTCAATAACAATTCCTCCAACTATACCAACTAAAATACCACTTACAAGATAAAGAGTTCCAATTTTCCAGCCAAATAAAGTATAGAGCATCACTAAAGCAACCTCATTGACTATTGGTGAAGTAATTAAAAAGGAAAAAGTAACTCCAAGTGGAATTCCTGATTCTACAAAGCCAATAAAAATAGGCACTGAAGAACAAGAACAAAATGGTGTTACAACTCCTAAAAGTGAAGCCATAACATGAGCAGTTATTTTCCGATAATTACTTAAAAGTTTTTTAGTCTTTTCAGGTGGAAAAAAGCTTCTTACAATTGAAATAAAGAAAATCATTATTGCAAGTAAAAAAATTATCTTAGTAGTATCATAAAAGAAGAAACGAACTGATTCCCCCAATTTGCTGCCTACTTCTAAACCAAATAAATTATAAGTTATTAAATCTGCAAACTTTTCAAAAATTATAAACACTAACAACATCTCCTTTCTTTTATTTCTGCTGCTGTATCTAAATTATCTATTTCAGTCTCTAATTCAGCAAGATTTAATTCAGTTAATGTGTCTGCCTTTAATGAAATCAACTTAGCTAAATAACTATCATAGACAGCTCTATCTATAGAATAATAAATCCACTTCCCACTTTTTTCTTCATGTAAAAGATTTAGTTCTTTAAAATAACTAAGATGCTGAGAAACACTAGACTGTGATTTATTTAATAATTCTTGCAGCTGACAAACACAATATTGACTATCTAAAAGCAATTTTAATATTTTAATTCTATTTTCATCAGCAATGCATTTTAGAAAAATAAGTAACTTCTCCATAAAATCCCTCTTTTCATATTAATATTAACTAATATGATTATATAGAAATATTTTTTAAATGTCAACTAAAAAAATATAATTTAATATTTAACTTTAAGATTACAAGGATAATAGCTATTTTTATTTAAATTTTCCAAATAAATCGAAATTATAAAGACAAATTATATATTTTGAATATCAATATATAGCAATATTAACAAGTTTTTTAAATCAAAAAATTAATTATTTGCCTTATAATTAATTTGACAAAGAGTATAATTTAGAATAACATATAAATAGATTTAAATATATTAATTTAAAGGAATGATTATTATGAAAAATCCTGTTGTAGGAATTACTTCTTTTTGTGACTGTGAGCATAGTAAAAAATATACTAAAATCCGGTGCAGCTATATTAATGCAGTTTATAGAGCTGGAGGAACTCCAATTATTATCCCCCCTTTTGATACTCAAAAGCATCTACAAGAATATATTGATTTAATTGATGCTTTAGTTTTAAGTGGTGGTGAAGATTTAGCTCCTGCAAGTTATGGAGAAACTAAAGTTTTTGAGCTCAAAAATATAAATCCTGATCGCGACAAATGGGAAATTGCTTTATTTAAAGAAGCATATAAAGCTCAAATCCCTATTTTAGGAATTTGTAGAGGCATGCAGTTAATTAATGTCTCTTTAGGTGGTAGTTTATACCAAGATATTGATCATCAATTAGATTGTGGTTTTAGTC includes these proteins:
- the phoU gene encoding phosphate signaling complex protein PhoU, giving the protein MRDSRKNFHTELNDLEKEMLKMGSLVGESISKSIEALVNSELQLANQIIKEDDIIDNYELEIEEKCTRLIALQQPVAIDLRKIIVISKLVTDLERVGDNASNIAHRVKEIGNKSLIKEMQDLPKMKDKVVEQLKNSLKAFVDMDIEKAKEVAAKDKEVNQLDKQIKAELLEIMEKDCTTIEQVTSLMFISRFLERIGDHATNICERTVYMKTGKWTEL
- a CDS encoding MerR family transcriptional regulator; this encodes MNQEKNITMKETKKRTGLSSRQIRYYDQQELIFPARSKGNQRLFSENDIQRLLKIKKLLAAGDSIEIIHSKLQSPTTAADFDIEADYEGQINDYSDLDLDSLYPVSNRSALIKRLSQSSKHYSQEEEKE
- the pstB gene encoding phosphate ABC transporter ATP-binding protein PstB: MSKQNVLEIKNIDFFYDDFQALENITMDVEKNKVTALIGPSGCGKSTFLRTINRMNDLIEGARLEGDILFDGESIYQANVDVVNLRKRIGMVFQQPNPFPKSIFENVAYGPKIHGIKDKNELEEIVIKSLKGAALYDEVKDRLDTSALSLSGGQQQRLCIARALAVKPEVLLMDEPASALDPVATAKIEDLIEELKKEYSIVIVTHSMQQAARVSDMTGFFLMGELVEYDQTNKIFENPADQRTEDYITGRFG
- a CDS encoding LiaI-LiaF-like domain-containing protein; this translates as MTANKDKILIAIILIFSGIIFLGDSLGQYQFKLFYFLNKYWPVLIIIFGFHILLQNTRLWFLVPLIIVFLALYLIYILVNQSPFQIYHQPRFPFLDFREGPFRFR
- a CDS encoding ABC transporter ATP-binding protein, translating into MLKKFFSYYKNHWQLFLVDISCALLMSGIDLVYPVYVQRLIDDYFPQKNAEMMIKIGIILLLLYALRFVFQYIVHYWGHVVGIRMETDMRSDLFTHLQKLSFKFYDNNKVGYLMSRVVNDLNNISELAHHGPEDILISIMLLIGSFIILIKMHLQLALVTFALIPIMFFFSLHLGEKMYHAFKLIREKMAEVNTIIEDSLSGIRVVKSFTNEDFENQKFCEGNHNYRRSREWAMKNMAQFHSGMNLFINLIRLSTLSVGGYFIYQGSLSVGQMVAFLFYVNMFMNPIRRLVNFNEQLQRGMSGFSRFQELLEVDPEIKDDPEAQVLKDVQGLIKYEAVSFSYDNQEKVLTNVNIEIEPGNTVAFVGPSGAGKSTLTKLLPRFYEIDSGRLSIDQIDIQAVTLKSLRSNIGIVQQDVFLFNGTVKENIAYGTTNPSDEEIIAAAKKANAHHFILNLSEGYETDIGERGVKLSGGQKQRVSIARSFLKNPPILILDEATSSLDNRSERIIQQSLEKLAAGRTTLVIAHRLSTVVNADQIIVLTEKGIVEKGTHSQLIKSGGEYSKLYDEQFSNTLTVE
- the ispE gene encoding 4-(cytidine 5'-diphospho)-2-C-methyl-D-erythritol kinase, whose protein sequence is MKELYLKAPAKINLALHVKNLREDGFHELEMIMQSISLADRIKLKKKSGGIIIKNSQADLPTGSENLAYQAAEIFFANNPQINKGVEIYIEKNIPIAAGMAGGSTDAAAVLRGLYQLFDLEINLDFLRQNLVEIGSDVPYCLEGGTVFAAGKGEILEKLPFLGEKYLVVVTPNFRISTPKVYKLYDEIKGQQKFDFDSVLANLKKEEKVNWSLDYKNDLTQAAEQICPEIKEVKDIFKNTAAEFTLVSGSGPTVFSIYENRKQAEKVAAAWPRKNDFVTAVKTIPKY
- a CDS encoding PspC domain-containing protein; translation: MQKRLYRSKNDRMIAGVCGGLGDYFDIDSSLIRLAVLLIFLFQGIGLIAYIIAWIIISEEPVKNQYSAQNKDSFKKNVNPNQADSDFEAENDFNKRESEAEAEAQAQNIAYQEAKNSGSQNKNNRRQLFAMIMILLGSIFLVDIWIPDFYWERYWPLIFIILGFLLLKGDQNDSK
- a CDS encoding biotin transporter BioY, which produces MLKINTKKMIQAALMAALTAVGAYILIPVGPVPITLQTFFVLLSGRLLGQKYGVLAQITYLLLGAFGLPIFSGGQAGLGVLLGPTGGFLISFIVASWIAGHYSGQREKDLFILATAVLSNYLLGSLYFSFITGSNLIEAFSLTVIPFIPGDLLKIILVLTIAPLIEKKLEFN